A part of Periophthalmus magnuspinnatus isolate fPerMag1 chromosome 14, fPerMag1.2.pri, whole genome shotgun sequence genomic DNA contains:
- the LOC117381617 gene encoding transmembrane gamma-carboxyglutamic acid protein 3: protein MAAAFLDDRDAHSILKRFPRANAFLEELRQGNLERECVEESCSFEEANEVFENKEKTMEFWKTRSLYTVSSGERSERADTVYMVIPLLGVALLIIIGLFLLWRCQLQKATRRRPAYPHNRYLSSGRSSRSLPRILVHRDHLHETESTLPTRGSNSSGVVIAQTTNNSHRTSFSQSSRLYVQDASVSVASRLSGATPPPSYEEVTGHVESSGDENSAPSYNDPPPKYEEIIKEK from the exons ATGGCGGCAG CGTTCCTGGACGACCGGGACGCTCACTCCATTCTGAAGCGTTTCCCTCGAGCCAACGCGTTTCTGGAGGAGCTGCGACAGGGAAACTTGGAGCGCGAGTGTGTAGAGGAGAGCTGCAGCTTTGAGGAGGCCAATGAGGTTTTTGAAAACAAGGAGAAGACT ATGGAGTTCTGGAAGACGCGCAGCCTGTACACGGTGAGTAGTGGGGAGCGCTCTGAACGCGCGGACACAGTCTACATGGTCATCCCTCTGCTGGGAGTGGCTCTCCTCATCATCATCGGCCTGTTTCTGCTCTGGAGGTGTCAGCTCCAGAAGGCCACGCGACGCCGCCCCGCCTACCCCCACAACCGCTACCTGTCGTCGGGTCGCTCCTCCCGCAGCCTCCCCAGGATCCTGGTGCACCGCGACCACCTGCACGAGACTGAATCTACCCTACCAACACGAGGCAGTAATTCCAGTGGTGTTGTAATAGCTCAAACTACAAACAACAGCCATAGGACTTCGTTCAGCCAATCAAGTCGGCTGTACGTTCAGGATGCATCCGTTTCTGTGGCGTCGCGTTTGTCCGGAGCCACGCCTCCTCCGTCGTATGAGGAAGTGACTGGACATGTAGAGAGCAGCGGGGACGAAAACTCAGCACCGTCTTACAACGACCCTCCTCCGAAATATGAAGAAATCATCAAggaaaagtga
- the LOC117381675 gene encoding mitochondrial fission factor-like isoform X1 encodes MTLPEARVILFPVLTFNIVFSKSGRMFPMDRSLVSGRDPAFMECISTTMRVPDRLSVGLDQDQNVNQTEAPPVYSMQVPDRLTYAEAADLSPRPQFRTKSKVPALEVCVESPLESPQRDSQQNPIRRTMSDQSFVRSPPETPSHNRALVLPQQQSSSRHPVHRPPVLPQPPPVVAPDPPLTPLSARSIMQMGLQASQRLLQVINSKYRFMREEFPPPPLPQTVLRPETVPGQGQVERSSRRAGETWSAEDEGGAVVELIVLRRQVLKMSRRLASLERHNSERRNTEFVLFCLLGSACLLNAWLWIRR; translated from the exons ATGACTCTACCGGAAGCCCGAGTCATTTTATTTCCGGTGCTAACTTTTAACATTGTTTTCTCAAAATCAG GAAGGATGTTTCCCATGGAcaggtctctggtctcagggCGAGATCCAGCTTTTATGGAGTGCATCAGTACAACCATGAGAGTCCCGGACCGGCTGAGCGTGGGACTGGATCAGGACCAGAATGTGAACCAGACTGAGGCCCCTCCGGTTTACAGCATGCAAGTCCCTGACAGACTCACCTACGCAG AAGCTGCAGACTTGAGTCCCAGACCTCAGTTTCGTACAAAGTCCAAGGTCCCGGccctggaagtgtgtgtggagagccCCCTAGAGTCGCCCCAGAGAGACTCACAGCAG AATCCCATCCGGCGTACAATGAGTGACCAGAGCTTTGTGAGGAGCCCCCCAGAGACCCCCTCACACAATAGGGCTCTGGTCTTGCCCCAGCAGCAGTCCTCCTC TCGTCATCCCGTCCATCGCCCCCCTGTGTTGCCCCAGCCCCCTCCTGTTGTGGCCCCAGACccccctctcacccccctctctgCTCGCTCCATTATGCAGATGGGTCTACAGGCCTCACAGCGTCTCCTACAGGTCATCAACAGCAAGTACAG GTTTATGAGAGAAgagtttcctcctcctcctcttcctcagactGTGCTCAGACCAGAGACCGTCCCAGGACAGGGTCAGGTGGAGCGCAGCAGCAGAAG GGCTGGAGAGACCTGGAGCGCCGAGGATGAGGGAGGAGCAGTGGTGGAGCTGATTGTGCTTCGACGACAG GTGCTGAAGATGAGTCGTCGTCTGGCTTCATTGGAGCGTCATAACAGCGAACGGCGGAACacagagtttgttttgttttgtctgctggGCTCGGCCTGCCTGCTCAACGCGTGGCTCTGGATAAGAAGATAA
- the LOC117381675 gene encoding mitochondrial fission factor-like isoform X2, whose amino-acid sequence MTLPEARVILFPVLTFNIVFSKSGRMFPMDRSLVSGRDPAFMECISTTMRVPDRLSVGLDQDQNVNQTEAPPVYSMQVPDRLTYAEAADLSPRPQFRTKSKVPALEVCVESPLESPQRDSQQNPIRRTMSDQSFVRSPPETPSHNRALVLPQQQSSSFMREEFPPPPLPQTVLRPETVPGQGQVERSSRRAGETWSAEDEGGAVVELIVLRRQVLKMSRRLASLERHNSERRNTEFVLFCLLGSACLLNAWLWIRR is encoded by the exons ATGACTCTACCGGAAGCCCGAGTCATTTTATTTCCGGTGCTAACTTTTAACATTGTTTTCTCAAAATCAG GAAGGATGTTTCCCATGGAcaggtctctggtctcagggCGAGATCCAGCTTTTATGGAGTGCATCAGTACAACCATGAGAGTCCCGGACCGGCTGAGCGTGGGACTGGATCAGGACCAGAATGTGAACCAGACTGAGGCCCCTCCGGTTTACAGCATGCAAGTCCCTGACAGACTCACCTACGCAG AAGCTGCAGACTTGAGTCCCAGACCTCAGTTTCGTACAAAGTCCAAGGTCCCGGccctggaagtgtgtgtggagagccCCCTAGAGTCGCCCCAGAGAGACTCACAGCAG AATCCCATCCGGCGTACAATGAGTGACCAGAGCTTTGTGAGGAGCCCCCCAGAGACCCCCTCACACAATAGGGCTCTGGTCTTGCCCCAGCAGCAGTCCTCCTC GTTTATGAGAGAAgagtttcctcctcctcctcttcctcagactGTGCTCAGACCAGAGACCGTCCCAGGACAGGGTCAGGTGGAGCGCAGCAGCAGAAG GGCTGGAGAGACCTGGAGCGCCGAGGATGAGGGAGGAGCAGTGGTGGAGCTGATTGTGCTTCGACGACAG GTGCTGAAGATGAGTCGTCGTCTGGCTTCATTGGAGCGTCATAACAGCGAACGGCGGAACacagagtttgttttgttttgtctgctggGCTCGGCCTGCCTGCTCAACGCGTGGCTCTGGATAAGAAGATAA